A genomic window from Shewanella vesiculosa includes:
- a CDS encoding PhoH family protein produces the protein MTTKVTTMNLYLEPADTRRLVSLCGPFDDNIKQLERRLGVEIVHKDNHFTIVGLPRNALNANNLLRQLYIETQTIKGSTPDLEPEVVHLAIQEAINLEAEQDNDDTSIHIKTKRGVIKPRTPNQSVYMHNITRHDISFGIGPAGTGKTYLAVAAAVDAYERQEVRRILLTRPAVEAGEKLGFLPGDLSQKVDPYLRPLYDALFEMMGFEKVEKLIERGVIEVAPLAYMRGRTLNDAFIILDEAQNTTVEQMKMFLTRIGFNSRAVITGDITQIDLPRSQKSGLRHAIEVLSKVSEISFNFFVAQDVVRHPVVARIVEAYEAFEQQEQLEKAAKEQAYREREQKRQLLEKEASPQ, from the coding sequence TTGACCACTAAAGTCACCACCATGAATTTGTATCTAGAACCTGCAGATACTCGCCGCCTCGTGTCATTATGCGGTCCATTTGATGACAACATCAAACAACTTGAACGCCGATTAGGCGTTGAGATTGTCCATAAAGACAACCATTTTACGATTGTCGGTTTGCCACGTAATGCCCTCAATGCCAATAATTTGTTACGTCAGTTATACATTGAAACTCAAACCATCAAAGGTAGCACTCCGGACTTAGAACCTGAAGTGGTTCATTTAGCCATTCAAGAAGCGATTAACCTTGAGGCGGAACAAGACAACGACGACACGAGTATTCATATAAAAACTAAACGTGGCGTGATTAAACCTCGTACACCCAATCAAAGTGTGTACATGCATAACATTACTCGTCACGACATCAGTTTTGGTATTGGCCCTGCCGGTACCGGTAAAACCTACCTTGCAGTTGCTGCGGCAGTTGATGCTTATGAACGTCAAGAAGTGCGCCGTATTCTATTAACGCGTCCAGCGGTTGAAGCAGGCGAGAAACTCGGTTTTTTACCTGGCGATTTAAGCCAGAAAGTCGATCCTTATCTACGCCCTCTTTACGATGCTTTGTTTGAAATGATGGGTTTTGAGAAAGTTGAAAAGTTAATTGAACGCGGCGTGATTGAAGTGGCCCCACTGGCTTATATGCGCGGCCGCACTCTTAATGATGCGTTTATTATTTTAGATGAAGCGCAAAACACTACGGTTGAACAAATGAAAATGTTCTTAACCCGTATTGGATTTAATTCGCGCGCGGTGATCACCGGTGATATCACCCAAATAGATTTACCCCGTAGTCAAAAGTCTGGTTTGCGTCATGCCATTGAGGTTCTCAGCAAAGTATCTGAAATCAGCTTTAACTTCTTTGTCGCCCAAGATGTGGTTCGCCATCCTGTTGTAGCAAGAATTGTTGAAGCCTATGAAGCGTTCGAGCAACAAGAACAACTCGAAAAAGCGGCCAAAGAGCAAGCTTATCGTGAACGTGAGCAAAAACGTCAATTACTTGAAAAAGAAGCCAGCCCTCAATGA
- the miaB gene encoding tRNA (N6-isopentenyl adenosine(37)-C2)-methylthiotransferase MiaB, producing MSKKLHIKTWGCQMNEYDSSKMADLLDDYQGYTLTDDASEADVLLLNTCSIREKAQEKVFHQLGRWKSLKDKNPNLIIGVGGCVASQEGKAIKDRAQCVDIIFGPQTLHRLPEMIEQIQRGEKAVIDISFPEIEKFDRLPEPRADGPTAFVSIMEGCSKYCSFCVVPYTRGEEVSRPLDDVILEVAQLAAQGVREVNLLGQNVNAYRGATHDDEICTFAELLRLVASIDGIDRLRFTTSHPIEFTQDIIDVYADTPELVSFLHLPVQSGSDRILTQMKRGHMAIEYKSIIRRLRKARPDIQISSDFIIGFPGESKDDFADTMKLIEDVGFDHSFSFIYSARPGTPAADLPDDVSDEEKKQRLAILQDRITQQAMRYSRHMLGTVQRILVEGPSVKNPMELRGRTENSRVVNFEAAHTHIGSFVDVKIVDVYTNSLRGEFVRGEDEMDLRRSLHPADILAKHKQDDALGVTHFKP from the coding sequence ATGAGTAAAAAACTTCATATTAAAACCTGGGGCTGTCAAATGAATGAGTACGACTCATCAAAGATGGCTGATTTATTAGACGACTATCAAGGATATACCTTGACCGATGACGCAAGCGAAGCAGATGTACTGCTGCTTAATACTTGCTCTATTCGTGAAAAAGCACAGGAGAAGGTGTTCCATCAGCTAGGGCGTTGGAAGTCTTTAAAAGATAAAAATCCTAATTTAATTATTGGGGTGGGTGGTTGTGTTGCCTCGCAAGAAGGTAAAGCCATTAAAGATCGCGCTCAATGTGTTGATATTATCTTTGGCCCGCAAACTCTGCATCGCTTACCTGAGATGATTGAACAAATTCAACGTGGCGAAAAAGCCGTGATTGATATCAGTTTCCCTGAGATTGAAAAGTTCGATCGCCTGCCAGAACCTCGTGCAGACGGTCCAACGGCATTCGTGTCTATTATGGAAGGTTGCAGTAAATACTGCTCTTTCTGCGTGGTGCCTTACACCCGTGGTGAAGAAGTCAGCCGTCCATTAGATGACGTGATTCTTGAAGTGGCTCAATTAGCCGCTCAAGGCGTACGTGAAGTCAATTTACTAGGCCAAAACGTTAACGCTTATCGCGGTGCCACTCATGATGATGAGATATGTACCTTTGCGGAATTATTGCGCCTAGTGGCCTCAATTGATGGTATCGACCGTCTGCGTTTTACCACCAGCCACCCGATTGAGTTTACTCAAGACATTATCGATGTCTATGCAGATACGCCTGAATTGGTGAGCTTCCTGCATTTACCTGTGCAATCTGGTTCAGATCGTATTTTGACCCAAATGAAACGCGGTCACATGGCGATTGAATACAAGTCGATTATTCGTCGTCTGCGTAAAGCCCGTCCTGATATTCAAATCAGCTCTGACTTTATTATTGGTTTCCCTGGTGAGTCAAAGGACGATTTTGCCGACACCATGAAACTGATTGAAGATGTCGGTTTTGACCACAGCTTTAGCTTTATCTACAGCGCACGCCCTGGTACACCAGCAGCAGACTTACCAGATGATGTTAGCGATGAAGAAAAGAAGCAGCGTTTAGCCATTTTACAAGACCGTATTACTCAACAAGCAATGCGCTATAGCCGTCATATGTTAGGCACGGTTCAACGTATTTTAGTCGAAGGTCCATCAGTAAAGAATCCAATGGAGCTTCGTGGTCGTACTGAAAACAGTCGTGTGGTTAACTTTGAAGCCGCGCACACTCACATCGGCAGTTTTGTTGATGTGAAAATTGTTGATGTTTATACCAACTCATTGCGCGGTGAATTTGTCCGCGGTGAAGATGAAATGGATTTACGTCGCAGTTTACATCCGGCTGATATTTTGGCTAAACACAAGCAAGATGATGCATTAGGTGTAACCCACTTTAAGCCATAA
- a CDS encoding FAD-dependent monooxygenase, translating to MQDASLTSTNATGDATHYDVVVVGGGMVGAAAAIGLGQLGLSVAVIESRQPQPYDVEQPLDVRVSAISVASEQLLTRLGAMDELLLMRHAPYTGLETWELDDCLTAFSAEQVGQAHLGYFFENRLIQLSLWQQMRKMDNVTLLCPHKVTQFGRLNDSQQVSIELDNGDKITTRLLIGADGAHSQVRQWAGIGVTGWDYAQSAMLINISTQTPQQSVTWQQFTPAGPRSLLPLPGNHASLVWYDDANRIKQLSQLNDLQLAQQIRQHFPPRLDPNFTVENRGSFRLTRRHAQGYYQDNLVIIGDAAHTINPLAGQGVNIGFKDVDVLVAQIANAIGSGEIWWHTPVLKRYQQARYYDNQLMMTAMDAFYAGFSNDLLPLKLLRNGALKLANIDSPLKRKVLKYALGLT from the coding sequence ATGCAAGATGCTTCACTCACATCAACGAACGCTACTGGCGATGCGACTCATTATGATGTTGTGGTCGTGGGCGGCGGAATGGTCGGTGCGGCTGCCGCGATTGGATTAGGTCAATTAGGACTTAGTGTGGCGGTGATAGAGTCCCGTCAACCGCAGCCTTATGATGTAGAACAGCCATTAGATGTGCGAGTGTCTGCAATCAGTGTTGCATCTGAACAATTATTAACCCGTCTTGGTGCCATGGATGAGCTGTTGTTGATGCGCCATGCGCCATATACTGGCTTAGAAACATGGGAGCTCGACGATTGCCTTACGGCATTTAGTGCCGAACAAGTGGGTCAAGCGCACTTAGGCTACTTTTTTGAAAATCGGTTAATTCAATTAAGCCTATGGCAGCAAATGCGGAAAATGGATAATGTCACCTTATTGTGTCCGCATAAAGTGACCCAATTTGGCCGTTTAAATGATAGTCAGCAAGTGAGTATTGAGCTTGATAATGGCGATAAAATCACGACAAGATTATTGATTGGCGCCGATGGTGCTCATTCGCAAGTTCGTCAATGGGCTGGTATTGGTGTCACTGGCTGGGATTATGCGCAGTCGGCGATGCTAATTAATATCAGTACTCAAACCCCACAGCAATCAGTAACCTGGCAGCAATTTACCCCTGCAGGGCCAAGAAGCTTATTGCCGCTTCCTGGGAATCATGCGTCATTAGTCTGGTACGACGATGCCAATCGCATTAAACAATTATCACAACTTAATGATCTGCAATTAGCACAACAAATCAGGCAGCATTTTCCGCCGCGTTTAGATCCTAATTTCACCGTTGAGAATAGAGGTAGCTTTAGACTCACTCGCCGCCATGCCCAAGGTTACTACCAAGATAATTTAGTGATTATTGGTGATGCCGCCCACACGATTAATCCATTAGCTGGCCAAGGAGTTAATATTGGCTTCAAAGATGTTGATGTGCTGGTAGCTCAGATTGCCAATGCCATTGGCAGTGGGGAAATATGGTGGCACACGCCTGTGCTAAAGCGATATCAGCAAGCGCGTTATTACGATAATCAACTGATGATGACCGCGATGGATGCTTTTTATGCGGGGTTTAGCAATGATTTATTACCGTTAAAACTGCTGCGTAATGGTGCATTGAAATTGGCAAATATCGACTCACCATTAAAGCGAAAAGTGCTCAAGTATGCCCTTGGATTGACTTAA
- the pth gene encoding aminoacyl-tRNA hydrolase, producing the protein MSNIKLIVGLANPGAEYAQTRHNAGAWYVQELARICSVQLVPESKYFGVTARAILHGKDVRLLIPTTYMNLSGKSVAALANFFRILPEEILVAHDELDMEPGVAKFKLGGGHGGHNGLKDIIASLGNDKNFHRLRIGIGHPGDKNKVSGYVLGRAPAVEQERINAAIDEAVRSTEILFNQDMAKAMHRLHSFKAE; encoded by the coding sequence ATGAGTAACATTAAATTGATTGTCGGGTTGGCAAACCCGGGTGCTGAATACGCGCAAACTCGCCATAACGCTGGTGCATGGTACGTGCAAGAACTGGCACGTATTTGCAGTGTTCAATTAGTACCAGAGAGTAAATACTTTGGCGTCACAGCTCGGGCTATTTTACACGGTAAAGACGTGCGCTTGCTGATCCCAACAACCTATATGAATTTAAGCGGTAAGTCTGTGGCAGCGTTAGCTAACTTTTTCCGTATCCTGCCTGAAGAAATATTGGTTGCCCATGATGAGCTTGACATGGAACCGGGCGTGGCTAAATTCAAATTAGGTGGTGGCCATGGTGGTCATAATGGCTTAAAAGACATTATTGCTAGCTTAGGCAACGACAAGAACTTTCATCGTTTACGGATTGGCATTGGTCATCCAGGCGATAAAAATAAAGTCAGCGGCTACGTACTGGGCAGGGCACCAGCGGTAGAACAAGAGCGAATAAATGCGGCGATTGATGAAGCGGTTCGTTCCACCGAGATTTTATTTAACCAAGACATGGCGAAAGCTATGCACAGATTACATTCGTTCAAAGCAGAATAA
- the ychF gene encoding redox-regulated ATPase YchF gives MGFKCGIVGLPNVGKSTLFNALTQAGIEAANFPFCTIEPNTGVVPVPDSRLDALAAIVKPQRILPTSMEFVDIAGLVAGASKGEGLGNKFLANIRETDAIGHVVRCFEDPNIVHVANKIDPAGDIEVINTELALADLDACERAIFRQAKRAKGGDADAKFEVAVLEKMRPALDEAKMLRSLELTKEELAAVAYLNFLTLKPTMYIANVAEDGFENNPHLDVVRAIAATENAVVVPVCAAIESELAEMEADDRAEFMTDLGIEESGLDRVIRAGYELLNLQTYFTAGVKEVRAWTVPVGASAPQAAGVIHTDFERGFIRAQVMAYQDFITYKGEAGAKDAGKLRVEGKTYVVKDGDVMHFLFNV, from the coding sequence ATGGGTTTTAAATGCGGCATTGTTGGTCTTCCAAACGTAGGTAAGTCAACGTTGTTTAATGCGTTAACACAAGCAGGGATTGAAGCGGCAAACTTTCCGTTTTGTACTATTGAGCCAAACACCGGAGTGGTACCTGTACCTGACTCACGTCTCGACGCGTTAGCTGCCATTGTCAAACCTCAACGCATTTTGCCGACGTCTATGGAATTCGTTGATATCGCCGGTTTAGTTGCTGGTGCATCGAAAGGTGAAGGTTTAGGCAACAAATTTTTAGCTAACATTCGCGAAACCGATGCTATTGGTCATGTGGTACGTTGTTTTGAAGATCCAAACATTGTTCACGTAGCCAATAAAATTGACCCTGCTGGCGACATTGAAGTGATTAACACCGAATTAGCCCTAGCCGATTTAGATGCCTGTGAACGGGCTATTTTTCGTCAAGCTAAACGCGCTAAAGGCGGTGATGCGGATGCCAAATTTGAAGTTGCAGTGCTTGAAAAAATGCGCCCAGCATTAGATGAAGCTAAAATGCTACGTTCATTAGAATTAACCAAAGAAGAATTAGCCGCAGTTGCGTACCTAAACTTTTTAACCTTAAAGCCGACCATGTACATAGCTAACGTGGCTGAAGACGGTTTTGAAAATAATCCTCATCTTGATGTTGTGCGTGCTATTGCGGCAACAGAAAATGCAGTGGTTGTGCCTGTGTGCGCTGCGATTGAGTCAGAACTCGCTGAAATGGAAGCTGATGACCGCGCCGAGTTTATGACTGACTTAGGTATCGAAGAGTCTGGTTTAGACCGTGTGATCCGTGCAGGCTATGAATTATTAAATCTGCAAACGTATTTTACTGCTGGTGTAAAAGAAGTACGTGCATGGACAGTACCTGTTGGCGCATCAGCACCACAAGCTGCTGGTGTTATCCACACCGACTTTGAACGTGGCTTTATTCGTGCGCAGGTGATGGCATATCAAGATTTTATTACCTACAAAGGTGAAGCGGGAGCCAAAGATGCCGGTAAATTACGTGTCGAAGGTAAAACCTACGTTGTTAAAGATGGCGATGTGATGCATTTCTTATTTAATGTCTAA
- a CDS encoding patatin family protein, which yields MNTQTTHPPMLSEHVSLPMTALIAEGGGQRGIFTAGVLDAWLEAEFDPFDLFIGTSAGSQNLTSFLSRQKGYAKRLIRGLSSHKRFYQLSRGLVGGHVVDLDWYFDKTTRGSFTLDFASAAKYLGKRQLLITTTNSRDRQGYFFSPSNDGEHWRELLKASSALPFLYKQGVKLAPWLNTHAANQTPELIAQPQEDFYLDGGLAAPLPVREAYQRGARKIVVIRTVNADFQAQSAWVHKLKSWICVSGYCPRTIDYLVQHEQAYQQELAFIANQPADVEIIQIFADNSLQSKLLGSADTDLLHDYHTGLAAGKSFLVQQQHVNTAPAMMQGQQSSFMPKYALSA from the coding sequence ATGAACACCCAAACAACTCATCCTCCAATGCTTTCTGAGCATGTATCACTGCCTATGACGGCGTTAATTGCCGAAGGTGGTGGTCAGCGTGGGATTTTTACTGCTGGGGTGTTAGATGCTTGGTTAGAAGCCGAATTCGATCCATTTGATCTGTTTATTGGCACCTCTGCCGGTTCGCAAAATTTAACCAGTTTTTTATCGCGCCAAAAAGGCTATGCAAAACGATTAATTCGAGGATTATCAAGTCATAAACGTTTTTACCAATTAAGCCGAGGTTTAGTTGGTGGCCACGTAGTCGATCTCGATTGGTATTTTGATAAAACTACTCGAGGCAGTTTTACTTTAGATTTCGCCTCTGCAGCAAAATATTTAGGCAAACGGCAATTATTGATTACTACAACTAATTCACGAGATCGCCAAGGTTACTTTTTTAGTCCTAGCAACGATGGTGAGCATTGGCGCGAGTTGTTAAAAGCATCGAGTGCGTTGCCTTTTCTTTATAAGCAAGGTGTGAAACTCGCGCCTTGGTTAAATACCCATGCTGCGAATCAAACACCTGAGCTTATAGCGCAACCTCAAGAAGACTTTTACCTTGATGGCGGGCTAGCGGCACCTTTACCTGTTCGTGAGGCTTACCAGCGCGGTGCGCGTAAAATTGTGGTCATTCGAACGGTTAATGCAGACTTTCAGGCGCAATCAGCTTGGGTACATAAGCTAAAATCATGGATTTGTGTCTCTGGTTATTGCCCCAGAACCATTGATTACTTAGTGCAACATGAGCAAGCGTATCAACAAGAGTTAGCGTTTATTGCTAATCAGCCAGCGGATGTTGAAATTATCCAAATTTTTGCCGACAACAGTTTACAAAGTAAACTGCTTGGCAGTGCTGATACAGATTTACTGCATGATTATCATACTGGCTTAGCGGCTGGGAAATCATTTTTAGTGCAGCAACAACATGTCAATACTGCGCCAGCGATGATGCAAGGTCAGCAATCATCTTTTATGCCTAAGTATGCTTTGTCTGCTTAA
- a CDS encoding ribose-phosphate pyrophosphokinase, translating into MPDIKLFAGNATPNLAAKIADRLFCKLGDAVVGRFSDGEISVQINENVRGADVFIIQSTCAPTNDNLMELIVMVDALRRASAGRITAVIPYFGYARQDRRVRSARVPITAKVVADFLSSVGVDRVLTCDLHAEQIQGFFDVPVDNVFGSPVLLEDMLSRKFDNPVVVSPDIGGVVRARAVAKLLDDTDLAIIDKRRPQANVAQVMHIIGDVQGRDCIIVDDMIDTGGTLCKAAEALKEHGANRVFAYATHPVFSGNAAENIANSVIDEVIVTDTVPLSPEMLKVAKVTQLTMSAVLAEAIRRVSNEESISAMFRH; encoded by the coding sequence GTGCCCGACATCAAGCTCTTTGCTGGTAACGCTACCCCAAATCTAGCTGCTAAGATTGCCGATCGTTTATTTTGCAAACTTGGCGACGCAGTTGTAGGCCGTTTCAGCGACGGTGAAATCAGTGTTCAAATAAACGAGAATGTACGTGGTGCGGATGTGTTTATTATCCAATCTACTTGCGCACCAACTAACGATAACCTCATGGAGCTTATTGTAATGGTTGACGCGCTTCGCCGTGCATCAGCGGGTCGTATTACTGCCGTTATTCCGTACTTTGGATATGCTCGTCAAGACCGCCGTGTACGCAGTGCACGTGTGCCTATTACAGCGAAAGTGGTTGCAGATTTCTTGTCGAGCGTGGGTGTTGACCGCGTATTGACTTGTGACTTACACGCTGAGCAAATTCAAGGTTTCTTTGATGTCCCGGTTGATAACGTATTCGGTAGCCCAGTGCTACTTGAAGACATGCTCTCCCGGAAATTTGATAACCCTGTTGTTGTGTCTCCTGATATTGGCGGTGTTGTTCGCGCTCGTGCAGTAGCCAAACTATTGGATGATACTGATCTTGCCATTATCGATAAACGTCGCCCACAGGCGAACGTGGCTCAGGTAATGCACATTATTGGTGACGTTCAAGGCCGTGATTGCATCATAGTTGATGACATGATCGATACTGGTGGCACTTTATGCAAAGCTGCTGAAGCATTAAAAGAACATGGCGCTAACCGCGTGTTTGCTTATGCAACTCATCCTGTATTCTCAGGTAATGCAGCTGAAAATATTGCCAACTCTGTTATCGACGAAGTTATCGTAACTGATACTGTGCCATTAAGCCCTGAAATGCTCAAAGTGGCTAAAGTGACTCAGTTAACCATGTCTGCGGTACTTGCTGAAGCGATCCGTCGTGTAAGCAACGAAGAGTCTATCTCTGCTATGTTCCGCCACTAA
- the ispE gene encoding 4-(cytidine 5'-diphospho)-2-C-methyl-D-erythritol kinase: MKPTHLRKSAVSTSWPAPAKLNLFLHITGQRADGYHELQTLFQFIDHCDYLDFHITNTDDLILHSAISDSVADSDNLILKAAKSLKRYTQYEGGAHIWLDKLLPMGGGLGGGSSDAATTLVALNALWKTNVSPSKLAEIGLTLGADVPVFINGLSAFAEGVGEQLITVEPAEPWYLVIVPDVHVSTKDIFQHPDLPRNTPKLDMNSLMTQQWTNDCQKLVTTKHPQVANALSWLVEYAPSRMTGTGACVFGEFTHSQQALDALAELPAHMRGFVAKGMNKSPLKIRLEQL, translated from the coding sequence ATGAAACCAACTCACTTACGTAAATCAGCCGTTTCAACAAGTTGGCCTGCGCCAGCAAAATTAAATTTATTTTTACACATTACCGGCCAGCGAGCTGATGGTTATCACGAATTACAGACCTTATTTCAATTTATTGACCATTGCGATTACCTCGATTTTCATATTACCAACACAGACGATTTAATTTTACACTCTGCTATCTCCGATTCTGTCGCTGACAGCGATAACTTAATTCTTAAAGCCGCAAAGTCACTCAAGCGTTATACCCAATATGAAGGCGGTGCGCATATTTGGTTAGACAAATTACTCCCTATGGGTGGTGGTTTAGGCGGTGGTTCATCGGATGCAGCAACCACATTAGTGGCACTAAATGCCTTATGGAAAACCAATGTGTCACCCAGTAAACTGGCTGAAATAGGCTTAACACTCGGTGCGGATGTTCCTGTTTTTATTAATGGTTTATCAGCATTCGCCGAAGGTGTCGGTGAGCAATTGATCACAGTAGAACCCGCTGAACCATGGTACTTAGTTATTGTCCCTGATGTGCATGTGTCAACTAAGGATATTTTTCAGCATCCTGATCTACCACGCAACACACCTAAATTGGATATGAACAGCTTAATGACTCAGCAGTGGACCAATGATTGTCAGAAATTGGTCACAACTAAGCACCCTCAAGTTGCCAATGCCTTAAGCTGGCTGGTAGAATATGCGCCGTCGAGAATGACTGGAACAGGCGCATGCGTGTTCGGGGAATTTACACATTCGCAACAAGCACTTGACGCTTTAGCCGAATTGCCGGCTCATATGCGAGGGTTTGTTGCAAAAGGGATGAATAAGTCGCCATTAAAAATACGGCTTGAGCAGCTCTAA
- the lolB gene encoding lipoprotein insertase outer membrane protein LolB → MRLSASFFYTAIITALLLLTGCSVTPSEDFTPINVTNAAQANAWELQGKIAVKTAEDKFSTNLYWLHQPAANDLRLTTVLGTTVLTLKTNQGMATLEVDGKTYRDSNAQDLLTGISGWSIPLDSLPLWITGQIGSNDKIVSYNPDGTIKQVISYDPQANWSVSFLSWQQQSGALVPKLLKIERENVQIKIQTNQWTAVAAKTQ, encoded by the coding sequence TTGCGATTATCTGCATCTTTCTTTTATACCGCTATTATCACCGCGTTGCTTTTGTTAACCGGTTGTAGTGTGACTCCATCTGAAGATTTTACGCCTATCAATGTGACCAATGCAGCTCAAGCCAATGCATGGGAGCTGCAGGGTAAAATTGCCGTTAAAACAGCGGAAGATAAATTTAGCACTAATCTGTACTGGCTACACCAACCCGCTGCCAATGACTTGCGTTTAACCACAGTATTAGGTACGACAGTATTAACCCTCAAGACAAATCAAGGCATGGCGACGCTTGAAGTGGACGGCAAAACCTATCGCGACAGTAACGCCCAAGATTTACTGACAGGTATTAGCGGTTGGTCAATCCCGCTTGATAGCCTTCCTTTATGGATCACTGGCCAAATTGGCAGCAATGATAAAATTGTCAGCTATAATCCTGATGGCACAATTAAACAAGTCATCAGTTACGATCCTCAGGCAAACTGGTCAGTGAGTTTTCTCAGTTGGCAACAACAAAGCGGCGCGCTTGTGCCTAAGTTGTTGAAGATTGAGAGAGAAAATGTGCAAATAAAAATTCAAACTAATCAATGGACAGCTGTAGCAGCCAAAACCCAATAA
- the hemA gene encoding glutamyl-tRNA reductase, with amino-acid sequence MSLVIIGINHKTATVDLREKVAFSPDRIHDAMKSLASRTRTGEAVIVSTCNRTELYCNNAEKEDIIEWLEDYHSIEHSDLMPCLYAYEEQVAVKHLMRVASGLDSLVLGEPQILGQVKQAFVKAKEAGTIALTIDRLFQNTFSVAKKVRTETEIGAAAVSVAFAAVSMAKHIFSSLSTTKVLLIGAGETIELVAKHLKDNGVASMVVANRTIERAQAMCEEFNATAITLEQIPDFLAKADIVISSTASPLPILGKGMVEKALKQRRHQPMLLVDIAVPRDIEAEVGELDDAFLYTVDDLHSIIEQNMASRKEAAEQAELITEDQSHLFMEWIRSLESVDSIREYRSQSLAIKDELVERALNKISHGSDSEQVILELANRLTNRLIHAPTQALTSASRQGDLNTLGQLRTALGLDKN; translated from the coding sequence ATGAGCCTAGTAATAATCGGGATAAACCATAAAACCGCCACGGTAGATTTGCGTGAAAAAGTCGCTTTCTCTCCAGACCGCATTCATGACGCCATGAAAAGCTTGGCTAGTCGCACCCGTACGGGCGAGGCTGTTATTGTGTCGACCTGTAACCGTACTGAGCTATATTGCAATAATGCTGAAAAGGAAGACATTATTGAATGGTTGGAGGATTACCATAGTATTGAGCACAGCGACTTAATGCCGTGTCTCTATGCCTATGAAGAGCAAGTTGCCGTGAAACATTTAATGCGGGTAGCATCGGGGCTGGATTCACTGGTACTGGGTGAACCACAAATTTTGGGACAGGTAAAGCAAGCGTTTGTTAAAGCCAAAGAGGCTGGCACGATTGCATTGACCATTGATCGCTTGTTTCAAAACACCTTCTCTGTGGCCAAAAAAGTGCGCACTGAAACCGAAATCGGTGCCGCGGCAGTTTCTGTCGCCTTTGCCGCCGTCAGCATGGCGAAACATATTTTCTCATCATTGAGCACCACTAAGGTGTTACTCATTGGTGCTGGAGAAACGATTGAGCTGGTGGCCAAACACCTTAAAGATAATGGTGTTGCCTCTATGGTGGTGGCAAATCGCACTATCGAACGTGCCCAAGCCATGTGTGAAGAGTTTAACGCTACCGCCATTACCCTAGAACAAATACCAGATTTTCTCGCTAAAGCCGATATCGTGATATCCTCTACCGCCAGTCCTTTGCCCATTTTAGGTAAAGGTATGGTCGAAAAAGCGCTAAAACAGCGTCGTCATCAACCTATGTTGTTGGTGGATATTGCAGTTCCAAGAGATATTGAAGCAGAAGTCGGTGAGTTAGACGACGCATTCCTTTATACTGTAGACGATCTGCATAGCATAATTGAACAGAACATGGCTTCACGTAAAGAAGCCGCCGAGCAAGCAGAATTAATTACTGAAGACCAATCACACTTATTTATGGAGTGGATTAGGTCTTTAGAGTCAGTCGACAGTATTCGCGAATATCGCAGCCAGAGCTTGGCGATTAAAGATGAATTAGTTGAGCGCGCCTTGAATAAAATATCTCATGGCAGTGACAGTGAGCAAGTGATACTAGAGTTAGCCAATAGGCTAACTAATCGTTTGATACATGCACCGACACAAGCGCTTACTTCAGCAAGCCGTCAAGGCGATTTGAATACGTTAGGCCAATTAAGAACTGCGCTTGGTTTAGATAAAAACTAA